In Xiphias gladius isolate SHS-SW01 ecotype Sanya breed wild chromosome 5, ASM1685928v1, whole genome shotgun sequence, the following are encoded in one genomic region:
- the LOC120789879 gene encoding uncharacterized protein C18orf63-like isoform X6 — MQQIEEHASVFIHVQCLFYIFSVIPSCVSLCCGSSSVPPAASADEGPQEELEPVTETPIKTLRMSGGVQQTLFFLGLPDLKKLVCISLTLQEEDGEPRSEQIKTCRELVLLYSDILASPALDSFTNITVIMAIPFFQKGVLRAFGQRRRLQLGSPQCVFPGDLQCCLSYSLITRLAPSWNKAGLYLISGKDFLTEGGRLNAVSMELSTSEGQLCISIEANTVRLPPTTLEDFDLPPLVLRRFCSDPDSILDPTSTGGTIWCHVLPSMKKGQIITISRQLPFRTYRDLQNHWNSLYGYRLPELAEEEVVYCSVYFRLVGERLFTYPLSCIRLQPVQRCPRADLQGALGSFLSAIRETVQSVCGFPARLASKPCYHTASLNTAASVRVLTTLSSVRPVLTQLPAPPPLRPKRSSFGSQPSVRTPLSQQAGAPGLLGDGYGFGGSLTQSQGCRGDGDWPSSSSSSSAHVSFSFSDSSGYQSAPSLSSSSFLPLFQQASSLTSSSSLFTPPSPQCQTSMNPALRPVPVFKNRHPSRHLNVALLRVQKQREHLSGGGEERRRVTLPAFGKNRPATAPPSASFAPPPILPPPTIPRFSRRPKPHSSTTPQPSAHPKIKLIPGLGPASKTKPRLILTPKPGMKLKSRSSHKTGSGSSTVANSSHKLQEKATKQPSAAPPEPPQPLTSSDMSNKDTSDSSRGGVVFQSKPKKSRAAIQDVDVEKMARKDQVRTHAELQLSFLASSGVSCRRRCTACVRGQVKSSEFYSHRQIYPSELNSVTLVAWLRGRGALVGANHQKEELMPKVVGCLAEA; from the exons ATGCAGCAGATAGAGGAACATGCTTCAGTCTTTATTCACgttcagtgtttgttctacATCTTTTCTGTTATTCCAtcctgtgtttcactgtgttgtggTTCATCGTCTGTTCCTCCAGCAGCCTCCGCCGACGAGggtccacaggaggagttggagccggtGACAGAGACGCCGATAAAAACCCTGAG GATGAGTGGAGGAGTCCAGCAAACGTTGTTCTTCCTCGGGCTTCCGGACCTGAAGAAGCTGGTCTGCATCAGTCTGACTCTACAGGAGGAGGACGGAGAGCCGAGGAGCGAACAGATCAAGACCTGCAG agAGCTGGTGCTGCTGTACTCTGATATACTGGCCTCTCCTGCCCTGGACTCCTTCACTAATATCACAGTGATCATGGCT aTCCCATTTTTCCAGAAAGGCGTCCTCCGGGCGTTTGGACAGAGACGCCGTCTGCAG ctgggctctcctcagtgtgtgtttccaggtgacCTCCAGTGTTGTCTGTCCTACTCTCTGATCACCAGACTGGCTCCCAGCTGGAACAAAGCAGGACTCTACCTCATCTCTG GAAAGGACTTTCTGACTGAGGGGGGGAGGCTGAACGCTGTCA gCATGGAGCTGAGCACCAGTGAGGGCCAACTGTGCATCAGCATTGAAGCCAACACTGTCAGACTGCCCCCAACCACA CTGGAGGACTTTGACCTCCCTCCCTTAGTGCTGAGGAGGTTCTGCAGTGATCCTGACTCCATCCTCGACCCCACCTCCACGGGGGGAACCATCTGGTGTCACGTCCTGCCCAG catGAAGAAAGGTCAGATTATCACCATCAGCCGTCAGCTGCCCTTCAGGACCTACAGAGACCTACAGAACCACTGGAACAGCCTG taTGGTTACAGACTCCCCGAGCTtgcggaggaggaggtggtttACTGCAGCGTTTACTTCAGACTGGTGGGAGAGAGACTCTTCAC GTATCCCCTGAGCTGCATCCGCCTGCAGCCGGTGCAGCGCTGCCCCCGGGCGGACCTGCAGGGGGCGCTGGGCTCCTTCCTGTCGGCCATCAGGGAGAcagtgcagagtgtgtgtggctTCCCCGCACGCCTGGCCAGCAAACCCTGTTACCACACAGCCAGTCTGAACACTGCTGCATCAGTACGG gTGTTGACCACTTTGTCCTCCGTCAGGCCTGTCCTCACACAgctccctgctcctcctcctctccgaCCTAAGAGGTCCTCCTTTGGGTCACAGCCTTCAGTCCGGACCCCTCTCTCCCAGCAGGCCGGAGCTCCGGGGCTTCTGGGTGATGGATATGGATTTGGGGGCAGTCTGACTCAGAGTCAGGGGTGTAGAGGAGACGGAGACTGGCCCTCGTCGTCGTCCTCCTCGTCCGCAcatgtttctttctccttttccgATTCCTCAGGTTACCAGTCagctccttccctctcctcttcctcttttctcccacTCTTCCAGCAGGCTTcatccctcacctcctcctcctcgctcttCACCCCTCCTTCTCCCCAGTGTCAAACCTCGATGAACCCTGCTCTTAGACCGGTTCCCGTCTTCAAGAACAGGCATCCATCGCGCCACCTCAATGTCGCCCTGCTGCGGGTGCAGAAGCAGAGGGAGCATCTGAGcggaggaggtgaggagaggaggagggtgacGCTACCTGCCTTTGGGAAGAACAGACCCGCCACTGCTCCGCCATCTGCTTCTTTTGCACCCCCCCCAATTCTCCCTCCGCCAACCATTCCTCGCTTCAGCCGTCGCCCCAAACCTCACAGCAGCACCACTCCTCAGCCATCGGCTCACCCCAAAATCAAGCTCATCCCCGGCCTGGGTCCTGCGTCAAAGACTAAACCCAGGCTTATCCTCACTCCAAAGCCGGGGATGAAGCTTAAATCGAGGTCCAGCCACAAAACCGGCTCGGGAAGCAGCACTGTTGCTAATTCCAGCCATAAATTGCAGGAAAAAGCAACGAAACAACCCTCAGCTGCACCACCGGAGCCTCCTCAGCCTCTGACATCTTCAGATATGTCCAACAAGGATACCTCCGACAGCAGCAGAGGG GGAGTTGTGTTCCAGTCAAAGCCGAAAAAATCCAGAGCTGCGATTCAAGACGTGGATGTGGAGAAAATGGCCAGAAAAGACCAGGTCAGGACACATGCTGAACTTCAGCTCTCCTTTCTTG cttccTCTGGTGTTTCGTGTCGGCGCCGCTGCACCGCTTGCGTGCGTGGGCAGGTGAAGAGTTCTGAGTTTTACTCCCACAGACAGATTTAT ccgTCCGAGCTGAACTCTGTGACTCTGGTGGCCTGgttgagaggaagaggagcgcTGGTCGGTGCCAACCACCAGAAGGAGGAGCTGATGCCGAAGGTCGTGGGCTGTCTGGCCGAggcctga
- the LOC120789879 gene encoding uncharacterized protein C18orf63-like isoform X10, whose product MQQIEEHASVFIHVQCLFYIFSVIPSCVSLCCGSSSVPPAASADEGPQEELEPVTETPIKTLRMSGGVQQTLFFLGLPDLKKLVCISLTLQEEDGEPRSEQIKTCRELVLLYSDILASPALDSFTNITVIMAIPFFQKGVLRAFGQRRRLQLGSPQCVFPGDLQCCLSYSLITRLAPSWNKAGLYLISGKDFLTEGGRLNAVSMELSTSEGQLCISIEANTVRLPPTTLEDFDLPPLVLRRFCSDPDSILDPTSTGGTIWCHVLPSMKKGQIITISRQLPFRTYRDLQNHWNSLYGYRLPELAEEEVVYCSVYFRLVGERLFTYPLSCIRLQPVQRCPRADLQGALGSFLSAIRETVQSVCGFPARLASKPCYHTASLNTAASVRVLTTLSSVRPVLTQLPAPPPLRPKRSSFGSQPSVRTPLSQQAGAPGLLGDGYGFGGSLTQSQGCRGDGDWPSSSSSSSAHVSFSFSDSSGYQSAPSLSSSSFLPLFQQASSLTSSSSLFTPPSPQCQTSMNPALRPVPVFKNRHPSRHLNVALLRVQKQREHLSGGGEERRRVTLPAFGKNRPATAPPSASFAPPPILPPPTIPRFSRRPKPHSSTTPQPSAHPKIKLIPGLGPASKTKPRLILTPKPGMKLKSRSSHKTGSGSSTVANSSHKLQEKATKQPSAAPPEPPQPLTSSDMSNKDTSDSSRGGVVFQSKPKKSRAAIQDVDVEKMARKDQPSELNSVTLVAWLRGRGALVGANHQKEELMPKVVGCLAEA is encoded by the exons ATGCAGCAGATAGAGGAACATGCTTCAGTCTTTATTCACgttcagtgtttgttctacATCTTTTCTGTTATTCCAtcctgtgtttcactgtgttgtggTTCATCGTCTGTTCCTCCAGCAGCCTCCGCCGACGAGggtccacaggaggagttggagccggtGACAGAGACGCCGATAAAAACCCTGAG GATGAGTGGAGGAGTCCAGCAAACGTTGTTCTTCCTCGGGCTTCCGGACCTGAAGAAGCTGGTCTGCATCAGTCTGACTCTACAGGAGGAGGACGGAGAGCCGAGGAGCGAACAGATCAAGACCTGCAG agAGCTGGTGCTGCTGTACTCTGATATACTGGCCTCTCCTGCCCTGGACTCCTTCACTAATATCACAGTGATCATGGCT aTCCCATTTTTCCAGAAAGGCGTCCTCCGGGCGTTTGGACAGAGACGCCGTCTGCAG ctgggctctcctcagtgtgtgtttccaggtgacCTCCAGTGTTGTCTGTCCTACTCTCTGATCACCAGACTGGCTCCCAGCTGGAACAAAGCAGGACTCTACCTCATCTCTG GAAAGGACTTTCTGACTGAGGGGGGGAGGCTGAACGCTGTCA gCATGGAGCTGAGCACCAGTGAGGGCCAACTGTGCATCAGCATTGAAGCCAACACTGTCAGACTGCCCCCAACCACA CTGGAGGACTTTGACCTCCCTCCCTTAGTGCTGAGGAGGTTCTGCAGTGATCCTGACTCCATCCTCGACCCCACCTCCACGGGGGGAACCATCTGGTGTCACGTCCTGCCCAG catGAAGAAAGGTCAGATTATCACCATCAGCCGTCAGCTGCCCTTCAGGACCTACAGAGACCTACAGAACCACTGGAACAGCCTG taTGGTTACAGACTCCCCGAGCTtgcggaggaggaggtggtttACTGCAGCGTTTACTTCAGACTGGTGGGAGAGAGACTCTTCAC GTATCCCCTGAGCTGCATCCGCCTGCAGCCGGTGCAGCGCTGCCCCCGGGCGGACCTGCAGGGGGCGCTGGGCTCCTTCCTGTCGGCCATCAGGGAGAcagtgcagagtgtgtgtggctTCCCCGCACGCCTGGCCAGCAAACCCTGTTACCACACAGCCAGTCTGAACACTGCTGCATCAGTACGG gTGTTGACCACTTTGTCCTCCGTCAGGCCTGTCCTCACACAgctccctgctcctcctcctctccgaCCTAAGAGGTCCTCCTTTGGGTCACAGCCTTCAGTCCGGACCCCTCTCTCCCAGCAGGCCGGAGCTCCGGGGCTTCTGGGTGATGGATATGGATTTGGGGGCAGTCTGACTCAGAGTCAGGGGTGTAGAGGAGACGGAGACTGGCCCTCGTCGTCGTCCTCCTCGTCCGCAcatgtttctttctccttttccgATTCCTCAGGTTACCAGTCagctccttccctctcctcttcctcttttctcccacTCTTCCAGCAGGCTTcatccctcacctcctcctcctcgctcttCACCCCTCCTTCTCCCCAGTGTCAAACCTCGATGAACCCTGCTCTTAGACCGGTTCCCGTCTTCAAGAACAGGCATCCATCGCGCCACCTCAATGTCGCCCTGCTGCGGGTGCAGAAGCAGAGGGAGCATCTGAGcggaggaggtgaggagaggaggagggtgacGCTACCTGCCTTTGGGAAGAACAGACCCGCCACTGCTCCGCCATCTGCTTCTTTTGCACCCCCCCCAATTCTCCCTCCGCCAACCATTCCTCGCTTCAGCCGTCGCCCCAAACCTCACAGCAGCACCACTCCTCAGCCATCGGCTCACCCCAAAATCAAGCTCATCCCCGGCCTGGGTCCTGCGTCAAAGACTAAACCCAGGCTTATCCTCACTCCAAAGCCGGGGATGAAGCTTAAATCGAGGTCCAGCCACAAAACCGGCTCGGGAAGCAGCACTGTTGCTAATTCCAGCCATAAATTGCAGGAAAAAGCAACGAAACAACCCTCAGCTGCACCACCGGAGCCTCCTCAGCCTCTGACATCTTCAGATATGTCCAACAAGGATACCTCCGACAGCAGCAGAGGG GGAGTTGTGTTCCAGTCAAAGCCGAAAAAATCCAGAGCTGCGATTCAAGACGTGGATGTGGAGAAAATGGCCAGAAAAGACCAG ccgTCCGAGCTGAACTCTGTGACTCTGGTGGCCTGgttgagaggaagaggagcgcTGGTCGGTGCCAACCACCAGAAGGAGGAGCTGATGCCGAAGGTCGTGGGCTGTCTGGCCGAggcctga
- the LOC120789879 gene encoding uncharacterized protein C18orf63-like isoform X3 translates to MDVSFVILLSEARSGSGGPLGRNRAPVRPPRSATPCSLLSFSTQEKDLAPGLRMSGGVQQTLFFLGLPDLKKLVCISLTLQEEDGEPRSEQIKTCRELVLLYSDILASPALDSFTNITVIMAIPFFQKGVLRAFGQRRRLQLGSPQCVFPGDLQCCLSYSLITRLAPSWNKAGLYLISGKDFLTEGGRLNAVSMELSTSEGQLCISIEANTVRLPPTTLEDFDLPPLVLRRFCSDPDSILDPTSTGGTIWCHVLPSMKKGQIITISRQLPFRTYRDLQNHWNSLYGYRLPELAEEEVVYCSVYFRLVGERLFTYPLSCIRLQPVQRCPRADLQGALGSFLSAIRETVQSVCGFPARLASKPCYHTASLNTAASVRVLTTLSSVRPVLTQLPAPPPLRPKRSSFGSQPSVRTPLSQQAGAPGLLGDGYGFGGSLTQSQGCRGDGDWPSSSSSSSAHVSFSFSDSSGYQSAPSLSSSSFLPLFQQASSLTSSSSLFTPPSPQCQTSMNPALRPVPVFKNRHPSRHLNVALLRVQKQREHLSGGGEERRRVTLPAFGKNRPATAPPSASFAPPPILPPPTIPRFSRRPKPHSSTTPQPSAHPKIKLIPGLGPASKTKPRLILTPKPGMKLKSRSSHKTGSGSSTVANSSHKLQEKATKQPSAAPPEPPQPLTSSDMSNKDTSDSSRGGVVFQSKPKKSRAAIQDVDVEKMARKDQVRTHAELQLSFLASSGVSCRRRCTACVRGQVKSSVRAELCDSGGLVERKRSAGRCQPPEGGADAEGRGLSGRGLRHTHTHTHTHTHTHTDTQHISLWSNNAVLSSSCKDLMSNLAILSVCIKELWNR, encoded by the exons ATGGACGTCAGTTTTGTGATCTTGCTTTCAGAGGCACGTTCAGGTTCGGGGGGGCCCCTAGGGCGCAACCGGGCCCCCGTGAGACCCCCTCGCTCTGCCACTCCGTGCAGCCTGCTCAGCTTTTCTACGCAGGAGAAGGACCTAGCTCCCGGGTTGCG GATGAGTGGAGGAGTCCAGCAAACGTTGTTCTTCCTCGGGCTTCCGGACCTGAAGAAGCTGGTCTGCATCAGTCTGACTCTACAGGAGGAGGACGGAGAGCCGAGGAGCGAACAGATCAAGACCTGCAG agAGCTGGTGCTGCTGTACTCTGATATACTGGCCTCTCCTGCCCTGGACTCCTTCACTAATATCACAGTGATCATGGCT aTCCCATTTTTCCAGAAAGGCGTCCTCCGGGCGTTTGGACAGAGACGCCGTCTGCAG ctgggctctcctcagtgtgtgtttccaggtgacCTCCAGTGTTGTCTGTCCTACTCTCTGATCACCAGACTGGCTCCCAGCTGGAACAAAGCAGGACTCTACCTCATCTCTG GAAAGGACTTTCTGACTGAGGGGGGGAGGCTGAACGCTGTCA gCATGGAGCTGAGCACCAGTGAGGGCCAACTGTGCATCAGCATTGAAGCCAACACTGTCAGACTGCCCCCAACCACA CTGGAGGACTTTGACCTCCCTCCCTTAGTGCTGAGGAGGTTCTGCAGTGATCCTGACTCCATCCTCGACCCCACCTCCACGGGGGGAACCATCTGGTGTCACGTCCTGCCCAG catGAAGAAAGGTCAGATTATCACCATCAGCCGTCAGCTGCCCTTCAGGACCTACAGAGACCTACAGAACCACTGGAACAGCCTG taTGGTTACAGACTCCCCGAGCTtgcggaggaggaggtggtttACTGCAGCGTTTACTTCAGACTGGTGGGAGAGAGACTCTTCAC GTATCCCCTGAGCTGCATCCGCCTGCAGCCGGTGCAGCGCTGCCCCCGGGCGGACCTGCAGGGGGCGCTGGGCTCCTTCCTGTCGGCCATCAGGGAGAcagtgcagagtgtgtgtggctTCCCCGCACGCCTGGCCAGCAAACCCTGTTACCACACAGCCAGTCTGAACACTGCTGCATCAGTACGG gTGTTGACCACTTTGTCCTCCGTCAGGCCTGTCCTCACACAgctccctgctcctcctcctctccgaCCTAAGAGGTCCTCCTTTGGGTCACAGCCTTCAGTCCGGACCCCTCTCTCCCAGCAGGCCGGAGCTCCGGGGCTTCTGGGTGATGGATATGGATTTGGGGGCAGTCTGACTCAGAGTCAGGGGTGTAGAGGAGACGGAGACTGGCCCTCGTCGTCGTCCTCCTCGTCCGCAcatgtttctttctccttttccgATTCCTCAGGTTACCAGTCagctccttccctctcctcttcctcttttctcccacTCTTCCAGCAGGCTTcatccctcacctcctcctcctcgctcttCACCCCTCCTTCTCCCCAGTGTCAAACCTCGATGAACCCTGCTCTTAGACCGGTTCCCGTCTTCAAGAACAGGCATCCATCGCGCCACCTCAATGTCGCCCTGCTGCGGGTGCAGAAGCAGAGGGAGCATCTGAGcggaggaggtgaggagaggaggagggtgacGCTACCTGCCTTTGGGAAGAACAGACCCGCCACTGCTCCGCCATCTGCTTCTTTTGCACCCCCCCCAATTCTCCCTCCGCCAACCATTCCTCGCTTCAGCCGTCGCCCCAAACCTCACAGCAGCACCACTCCTCAGCCATCGGCTCACCCCAAAATCAAGCTCATCCCCGGCCTGGGTCCTGCGTCAAAGACTAAACCCAGGCTTATCCTCACTCCAAAGCCGGGGATGAAGCTTAAATCGAGGTCCAGCCACAAAACCGGCTCGGGAAGCAGCACTGTTGCTAATTCCAGCCATAAATTGCAGGAAAAAGCAACGAAACAACCCTCAGCTGCACCACCGGAGCCTCCTCAGCCTCTGACATCTTCAGATATGTCCAACAAGGATACCTCCGACAGCAGCAGAGGG GGAGTTGTGTTCCAGTCAAAGCCGAAAAAATCCAGAGCTGCGATTCAAGACGTGGATGTGGAGAAAATGGCCAGAAAAGACCAGGTCAGGACACATGCTGAACTTCAGCTCTCCTTTCTTG cttccTCTGGTGTTTCGTGTCGGCGCCGCTGCACCGCTTGCGTGCGTGGGCAGGTGAAGAGTT ccgTCCGAGCTGAACTCTGTGACTCTGGTGGCCTGgttgagaggaagaggagcgcTGGTCGGTGCCAACCACCAGAAGGAGGAGCTGATGCCGAAGGTCGTGGGCTGTCTGGCCGAggcctgagacacacacacacacacacacacacacacacacacacacacacagacacacagcataTCTCACTTTGGAGTAATAACGCAGTGCTGAGCTCTTCGTGTAAGGATTTGATGTCAAATCTGGCCATCTTATCAGTCTGTATCAAGGAGCTCTGGAACAGATGA
- the LOC120789879 gene encoding uncharacterized protein C18orf63-like isoform X8, translating into MLWMSGGVQQTLFFLGLPDLKKLVCISLTLQEEDGEPRSEQIKTCRELVLLYSDILASPALDSFTNITVIMAIPFFQKGVLRAFGQRRRLQLGSPQCVFPGDLQCCLSYSLITRLAPSWNKAGLYLISGKDFLTEGGRLNAVSMELSTSEGQLCISIEANTVRLPPTTLEDFDLPPLVLRRFCSDPDSILDPTSTGGTIWCHVLPSMKKGQIITISRQLPFRTYRDLQNHWNSLYGYRLPELAEEEVVYCSVYFRLVGERLFTYPLSCIRLQPVQRCPRADLQGALGSFLSAIRETVQSVCGFPARLASKPCYHTASLNTAASVRVLTTLSSVRPVLTQLPAPPPLRPKRSSFGSQPSVRTPLSQQAGAPGLLGDGYGFGGSLTQSQGCRGDGDWPSSSSSSSAHVSFSFSDSSGYQSAPSLSSSSFLPLFQQASSLTSSSSLFTPPSPQCQTSMNPALRPVPVFKNRHPSRHLNVALLRVQKQREHLSGGGEERRRVTLPAFGKNRPATAPPSASFAPPPILPPPTIPRFSRRPKPHSSTTPQPSAHPKIKLIPGLGPASKTKPRLILTPKPGMKLKSRSSHKTGSGSSTVANSSHKLQEKATKQPSAAPPEPPQPLTSSDMSNKDTSDSSRGGVVFQSKPKKSRAAIQDVDVEKMARKDQVRTHAELQLSFLASSGVSCRRRCTACVRGQVKSSVRAELCDSGGLVERKRSAGRCQPPEGGADAEGRGLSGRGLRHTHTHTHTHTHTHTDTQHISLWSNNAVLSSSCKDLMSNLAILSVCIKELWNR; encoded by the exons ATGTTATG GATGAGTGGAGGAGTCCAGCAAACGTTGTTCTTCCTCGGGCTTCCGGACCTGAAGAAGCTGGTCTGCATCAGTCTGACTCTACAGGAGGAGGACGGAGAGCCGAGGAGCGAACAGATCAAGACCTGCAG agAGCTGGTGCTGCTGTACTCTGATATACTGGCCTCTCCTGCCCTGGACTCCTTCACTAATATCACAGTGATCATGGCT aTCCCATTTTTCCAGAAAGGCGTCCTCCGGGCGTTTGGACAGAGACGCCGTCTGCAG ctgggctctcctcagtgtgtgtttccaggtgacCTCCAGTGTTGTCTGTCCTACTCTCTGATCACCAGACTGGCTCCCAGCTGGAACAAAGCAGGACTCTACCTCATCTCTG GAAAGGACTTTCTGACTGAGGGGGGGAGGCTGAACGCTGTCA gCATGGAGCTGAGCACCAGTGAGGGCCAACTGTGCATCAGCATTGAAGCCAACACTGTCAGACTGCCCCCAACCACA CTGGAGGACTTTGACCTCCCTCCCTTAGTGCTGAGGAGGTTCTGCAGTGATCCTGACTCCATCCTCGACCCCACCTCCACGGGGGGAACCATCTGGTGTCACGTCCTGCCCAG catGAAGAAAGGTCAGATTATCACCATCAGCCGTCAGCTGCCCTTCAGGACCTACAGAGACCTACAGAACCACTGGAACAGCCTG taTGGTTACAGACTCCCCGAGCTtgcggaggaggaggtggtttACTGCAGCGTTTACTTCAGACTGGTGGGAGAGAGACTCTTCAC GTATCCCCTGAGCTGCATCCGCCTGCAGCCGGTGCAGCGCTGCCCCCGGGCGGACCTGCAGGGGGCGCTGGGCTCCTTCCTGTCGGCCATCAGGGAGAcagtgcagagtgtgtgtggctTCCCCGCACGCCTGGCCAGCAAACCCTGTTACCACACAGCCAGTCTGAACACTGCTGCATCAGTACGG gTGTTGACCACTTTGTCCTCCGTCAGGCCTGTCCTCACACAgctccctgctcctcctcctctccgaCCTAAGAGGTCCTCCTTTGGGTCACAGCCTTCAGTCCGGACCCCTCTCTCCCAGCAGGCCGGAGCTCCGGGGCTTCTGGGTGATGGATATGGATTTGGGGGCAGTCTGACTCAGAGTCAGGGGTGTAGAGGAGACGGAGACTGGCCCTCGTCGTCGTCCTCCTCGTCCGCAcatgtttctttctccttttccgATTCCTCAGGTTACCAGTCagctccttccctctcctcttcctcttttctcccacTCTTCCAGCAGGCTTcatccctcacctcctcctcctcgctcttCACCCCTCCTTCTCCCCAGTGTCAAACCTCGATGAACCCTGCTCTTAGACCGGTTCCCGTCTTCAAGAACAGGCATCCATCGCGCCACCTCAATGTCGCCCTGCTGCGGGTGCAGAAGCAGAGGGAGCATCTGAGcggaggaggtgaggagaggaggagggtgacGCTACCTGCCTTTGGGAAGAACAGACCCGCCACTGCTCCGCCATCTGCTTCTTTTGCACCCCCCCCAATTCTCCCTCCGCCAACCATTCCTCGCTTCAGCCGTCGCCCCAAACCTCACAGCAGCACCACTCCTCAGCCATCGGCTCACCCCAAAATCAAGCTCATCCCCGGCCTGGGTCCTGCGTCAAAGACTAAACCCAGGCTTATCCTCACTCCAAAGCCGGGGATGAAGCTTAAATCGAGGTCCAGCCACAAAACCGGCTCGGGAAGCAGCACTGTTGCTAATTCCAGCCATAAATTGCAGGAAAAAGCAACGAAACAACCCTCAGCTGCACCACCGGAGCCTCCTCAGCCTCTGACATCTTCAGATATGTCCAACAAGGATACCTCCGACAGCAGCAGAGGG GGAGTTGTGTTCCAGTCAAAGCCGAAAAAATCCAGAGCTGCGATTCAAGACGTGGATGTGGAGAAAATGGCCAGAAAAGACCAGGTCAGGACACATGCTGAACTTCAGCTCTCCTTTCTTG cttccTCTGGTGTTTCGTGTCGGCGCCGCTGCACCGCTTGCGTGCGTGGGCAGGTGAAGAGTT ccgTCCGAGCTGAACTCTGTGACTCTGGTGGCCTGgttgagaggaagaggagcgcTGGTCGGTGCCAACCACCAGAAGGAGGAGCTGATGCCGAAGGTCGTGGGCTGTCTGGCCGAggcctgagacacacacacacacacacacacacacacacacacacacacacagacacacagcataTCTCACTTTGGAGTAATAACGCAGTGCTGAGCTCTTCGTGTAAGGATTTGATGTCAAATCTGGCCATCTTATCAGTCTGTATCAAGGAGCTCTGGAACAGATGA